One Roseimicrobium gellanilyticum DNA window includes the following coding sequences:
- a CDS encoding adenylate/guanylate cyclase domain-containing protein: MSSAAQILLHAIPEGQELPVWHRDVERIRQAALGIYRLVRERLATEHFMQPHLVSGEDLQGLRHELRGFLQNILGRCQLVLEEEEQPETVQCELTSIMEHAHACVTVLDRNRDYIAPERGIDLAISPPTAKLTLPFDDEEEARAPISGATILVADDSAGSREVLGRFLTSQGHEVVFATTGREALDRVDEMDFDLILLDLVMPEMNGFEVLRALRLRRKLRYTFVIIISGLDANANAIRGIEMGAVDFLARPIDLRLLRARVNACLERQRLRERELAQYFTPELARHLHRHPEQLAAGRRVEVSVLFCDISGFSRVSERHGPERTIRWLSDVLGTMSACIMEEEGVLVDFTGDQVMALWGAPHHQPDHADRACRTALAMQASLPELNEKWQQEIGHPTEISVGINTGDAYVGNIGTPQKFKYGALGNTVNLASRIQGACKYARARMLATSNTIERLTVPIFSRRLARIRVNNINAPVYIHELEGADQTDPWHRLRTEYETALQLFETAEFRKASSLLGQLLDDYPDDGPSLLLMSRVVDELLKKNSEGFDPVWELPGK, from the coding sequence ATGTCCAGCGCGGCTCAGATCCTTCTGCATGCCATCCCGGAAGGGCAGGAGCTGCCCGTCTGGCATCGGGATGTGGAGCGCATCCGTCAGGCGGCTCTGGGCATCTATCGACTCGTACGCGAGCGTCTTGCCACGGAGCATTTCATGCAGCCGCACCTGGTGTCGGGCGAGGATTTGCAGGGGCTGCGTCACGAGTTGCGTGGCTTCCTCCAGAACATTCTCGGCCGCTGCCAGCTTGTGCTGGAGGAAGAGGAGCAGCCGGAGACCGTGCAGTGCGAACTCACCTCCATCATGGAGCATGCGCATGCATGCGTGACTGTGCTGGATCGCAACCGCGACTATATCGCGCCTGAGCGGGGCATCGACCTGGCCATCAGTCCGCCCACAGCGAAGCTCACACTTCCTTTCGATGACGAGGAGGAGGCGCGTGCGCCTATTTCGGGTGCGACGATCCTGGTCGCAGATGATAGTGCGGGCAGCCGCGAGGTGCTGGGGCGCTTTCTCACTTCACAGGGGCATGAGGTCGTCTTTGCCACCACGGGCAGGGAGGCGCTCGATCGCGTGGATGAGATGGATTTCGACCTCATCCTGCTGGACCTCGTGATGCCCGAGATGAATGGCTTTGAGGTGCTGCGGGCTCTGCGTCTCCGCAGGAAGCTGCGCTACACCTTTGTCATCATCATCTCGGGACTTGATGCGAATGCCAATGCCATCCGGGGCATCGAGATGGGTGCGGTGGATTTTCTCGCGCGCCCCATCGACCTCCGGCTGCTGCGCGCGCGTGTGAATGCCTGCCTGGAGCGCCAGCGCCTTCGTGAGCGTGAATTGGCGCAGTACTTCACCCCAGAGCTTGCGCGCCACCTGCATCGTCACCCCGAGCAGCTTGCGGCAGGGCGGCGGGTGGAGGTAAGTGTATTATTTTGTGATATCTCCGGATTCAGCCGGGTGAGCGAGCGGCACGGCCCGGAGCGGACCATTCGCTGGCTGAGTGATGTGCTGGGCACGATGTCCGCCTGCATCATGGAGGAGGAAGGAGTGCTGGTGGACTTCACGGGCGATCAGGTCATGGCTCTCTGGGGCGCACCGCATCACCAGCCGGATCACGCCGATCGCGCGTGTCGTACGGCCCTGGCTATGCAGGCCAGCCTTCCAGAGCTGAACGAGAAGTGGCAGCAGGAAATCGGTCATCCAACAGAGATCTCCGTGGGCATCAATACCGGTGATGCCTACGTGGGAAATATCGGCACACCGCAGAAGTTCAAATACGGCGCGCTGGGGAATACCGTGAACCTCGCCAGCCGCATCCAGGGCGCTTGCAAGTACGCCCGTGCCCGCATGCTGGCCACGAGCAACACGATCGAACGCCTGACTGTGCCCATCTTTTCCCGGCGGCTCGCGCGGATTCGCGTGAACAACATCAATGCGCCGGTGTACATTCATGAGCTGGAAGGCGCGGACCAAACCGATCCCTGGCACCGGTTGCGGACCGAGTATGAGACCGCCTTGCAGCTTTTCGAGACAGCTGAGTTTCGCAAAGCCTCCAGCCTCCTCGGCCAGCTCCTCGATGACTATCCGGATGACGGTCCCTCACTTCTGCTCATGTCCCGGGTGGTGGATGAGCTGCTGAAGAAGAACTCGGAAGGCTTTGACCCCGTGTGGGAATTGCCGGGGAAGTGA